In one Parageobacillus genomosp. 1 genomic region, the following are encoded:
- a CDS encoding acetoin utilization AcuB family protein — protein MIVEQIMKTPVITLQPTNTIAEAMQLVRQRRIRHIPIVDAENHVVGIVTDRDIRDASPSIFHIHEHLEDLQKPISTIMKTDVIVGHPLDFVEEVAALFYEHKISCLPIVKDRKLVGIVTETDLLYTLIQLTGAHQPGSQIEIKVPNESGMLSKAAAIIANRHTNIASVLLYPDQDENYKILVFRVQTMNPIGIINDLKNAGYTVLWPNLPGVSS, from the coding sequence ATGATTGTCGAGCAAATTATGAAAACGCCCGTCATCACTTTGCAACCGACTAATACGATTGCCGAAGCGATGCAGTTAGTACGGCAACGCCGTATTCGTCATATTCCAATTGTCGATGCCGAAAACCATGTTGTCGGCATTGTGACCGATCGCGACATCCGTGATGCAAGTCCTTCCATTTTTCATATCCATGAACACCTCGAAGATTTGCAAAAACCGATCAGTACGATTATGAAAACCGACGTTATCGTCGGACATCCGCTCGATTTTGTCGAGGAAGTGGCGGCGCTGTTTTACGAACATAAAATCAGCTGTCTGCCGATCGTCAAAGACCGCAAACTGGTCGGCATTGTAACGGAAACCGATTTATTATACACGCTCATCCAGCTCACGGGCGCGCATCAGCCGGGCTCGCAAATTGAAATTAAAGTGCCCAATGAAAGCGGGATGTTAAGCAAGGCAGCAGCGATTATTGCCAACCGGCATACCAATATCGCCAGCGTTCTTTTATATCCCGATCAAGATGAAAATTACAAAATCCTTGTGTTTCGCGTGCAAACAATGAACCCGATCGGAATCATCAACGATTTAAAAAATGCCGGCTACACCGTATTATGGCCGAACTTGCCGGGGGTTTCATCATGA
- a CDS encoding DUF948 domain-containing protein yields the protein MKIILYASIALIAISFFILVIYIARTLTVLQETIRRLTATIDHLDKEVQGITAETTQLLQKTNALADDVLKKVEGLNSLVHAVSDVGATVQSFNRSLQQFSSAVTTKVETHREKVVKVMQLGNAFIEIWEKWRERKQKKTKEVVPDGKK from the coding sequence GTGAAAATTATTTTATACGCCAGCATCGCGCTCATTGCCATTTCTTTTTTCATATTAGTCATCTATATTGCCAGAACATTGACGGTATTGCAGGAAACCATCCGCCGCTTGACGGCGACCATTGACCACTTGGACAAAGAAGTGCAAGGCATTACGGCGGAAACAACGCAGCTTTTGCAGAAAACGAATGCGCTTGCAGACGATGTGCTGAAAAAAGTGGAAGGCTTGAATTCGCTCGTCCATGCTGTCAGCGATGTCGGTGCCACCGTCCAGTCGTTCAACCGTTCCCTGCAGCAATTTTCGTCCGCAGTGACGACGAAAGTAGAAACCCATCGTGAAAAAGTGGTAAAAGTCATGCAATTGGGAAATGCTTTTATCGAAATATGGGAAAAATGGAGAGAAAGAAAACAAAAAAAGACAAAGGAGGTTGTACCGGATGGCAAAAAATAA
- the ccpA gene encoding catabolite control protein A: protein MNVTIYDVAREANVSMATVSRVVNGNPNVKPSTRKKVLEAIERLGYRPNAVARGLASKKTTTVGVIIPDISSIFFAELARGIEDIATMYKYNIILSNSDQNKEKELHLLNTMLAKQVDGILFMGGTITEEHVNEFQKSPVPIVLAATIEPNNTIPSVNIDYEQAAFEAVAYLVEKGNKRVAYVTGPTDDPINQKKLAGYRRALETHGIAYEEELVIEGDNSYDSGIEAYEKIAELAKKPTAVFAGTDEMALGIIHSAQDHGVSVPDQLEVVGFDNTRLATMVRPRLTTVVQPMYDIGAVAMRLLTKYMNKEQVENHIVVLPHRIEYRESTK, encoded by the coding sequence ATGAACGTAACGATTTACGATGTGGCGCGGGAAGCAAACGTATCGATGGCGACGGTCTCCCGTGTCGTAAACGGAAACCCGAACGTAAAGCCATCCACAAGAAAAAAGGTATTGGAAGCGATCGAACGTTTAGGCTACCGTCCGAATGCGGTGGCACGCGGACTGGCTAGCAAAAAAACGACAACGGTCGGAGTGATTATTCCTGATATTTCTAGCATCTTTTTTGCTGAGCTGGCGCGCGGCATCGAAGACATTGCAACGATGTACAAATACAACATCATTTTAAGCAACTCCGATCAAAATAAGGAAAAAGAGCTGCATTTGCTTAATACGATGCTGGCTAAACAAGTCGATGGCATTTTATTTATGGGCGGAACGATTACGGAAGAGCATGTCAACGAATTTCAAAAATCGCCGGTGCCGATCGTGCTTGCGGCTACGATTGAACCAAACAACACGATTCCATCCGTGAACATCGATTATGAACAAGCTGCCTTTGAAGCGGTTGCTTATCTTGTCGAAAAAGGAAACAAGCGGGTTGCTTATGTGACAGGACCGACGGACGATCCGATTAACCAAAAGAAACTGGCAGGATACCGCCGCGCTTTAGAAACGCATGGAATAGCCTATGAAGAAGAGCTTGTAATTGAAGGCGATAATTCCTATGATTCCGGCATTGAAGCGTATGAAAAAATCGCCGAATTGGCAAAGAAGCCAACCGCCGTGTTCGCCGGAACCGATGAGATGGCGCTCGGCATTATCCATAGCGCGCAAGACCATGGTGTGAGCGTTCCGGATCAATTAGAGGTAGTTGGTTTTGATAATACGCGGCTGGCGACGATGGTGCGCCCGCGTCTAACGACGGTAGTGCAGCCGATGTATGATATCGGTGCAGTGGCGATGCGGTTATTGACCAAATATATGAATAAAGAACAGGTGGAAAACCATATTGTCGTCTTGCCGCATCGCATCGAATATCGTGAATCGACGAAATAA
- the ytxJ gene encoding bacillithiol system redox-active protein YtxJ, translating into MGMEKLETIEQFEEVMKAGKRFLFIKHSLTCPISQAAFREYEKFVSDYPEVDTYYLYVQEARPLSNYIAETFGVKHESPQALLFENGAVVWHTSHWNITYDSLVKEVIKA; encoded by the coding sequence GTGGGAATGGAGAAACTGGAGACGATTGAGCAATTTGAAGAAGTGATGAAAGCAGGGAAACGGTTTCTATTCATCAAGCATAGCCTCACATGTCCGATCAGCCAAGCGGCGTTTCGCGAATATGAGAAGTTTGTTTCCGATTATCCGGAAGTGGATACGTATTATTTGTATGTGCAAGAAGCGCGCCCGCTTTCGAACTATATTGCCGAAACGTTTGGCGTCAAACACGAATCGCCGCAAGCGCTGCTGTTTGAAAATGGAGCTGTCGTATGGCACACATCCCACTGGAATATCACATATGATTCGTTAGTAAAAGAAGTGATCAAAGCGTAA
- a CDS encoding GNAT family N-acetyltransferase, which produces MEHKKTYNAKELKTPKGTLIIEGPISAEKLASYEFHHDLTSFRQPQQQHKALIEIAKLPEGRIIIARHHHTIVGYVTFLYPDPLERWSEGNMENLIELGAIEVIPEFRGYGVGKNLLIVAMMDDAMEDYIIITTEYYWHWDLKGTGLNVWEYRKVMEKMMNAGGLVWYATDDPEICSHPANCLMVRIGKRVDQESIQKFDRLRFMNRHMY; this is translated from the coding sequence ATGGAACATAAAAAAACATATAATGCCAAAGAATTAAAAACGCCGAAAGGGACGCTGATTATTGAAGGTCCGATATCGGCTGAGAAACTAGCAAGTTATGAGTTCCATCATGATTTGACATCCTTCCGCCAGCCGCAGCAGCAACATAAAGCGCTTATTGAAATTGCGAAGCTTCCAGAAGGAAGAATCATTATCGCCCGTCATCATCACACGATTGTCGGCTATGTGACGTTTCTGTACCCCGATCCGCTCGAACGTTGGTCAGAGGGAAACATGGAAAATTTAATTGAGCTCGGCGCGATTGAAGTCATTCCGGAGTTCCGCGGTTATGGAGTAGGAAAAAATTTACTGATTGTAGCGATGATGGATGACGCTATGGAAGATTATATTATCATTACTACCGAATATTATTGGCATTGGGACTTAAAGGGGACAGGGCTAAACGTATGGGAATACCGGAAAGTAATGGAGAAAATGATGAACGCTGGCGGACTTGTTTGGTATGCTACCGATGACCCAGAAATTTGCTCCCACCCGGCCAACTGCTTGATGGTCCGCATCGGCAAACGAGTCGATCAAGAGTCGATCCAAAAATTCGATCGTCTTCGCTTTATGAACCGCCATATGTATTAA
- a CDS encoding YtxH domain-containing protein produces the protein MAKNNGGFWLGAIVGGIAGAAAAVFLTSEKGKQWIAEMNETGKLEPVKTTATEWLEVAKEKTKEVAKFIPLGKTNEPTTSATVETTPEPMTIPIPSSASEKDKENIEKLLKEAEEAFNDAEQKLQKQNEE, from the coding sequence ATGGCAAAAAATAATGGAGGATTTTGGCTTGGAGCCATTGTTGGCGGGATTGCCGGTGCGGCGGCAGCCGTGTTTTTGACAAGTGAAAAAGGGAAGCAGTGGATTGCGGAAATGAATGAAACAGGAAAATTGGAACCGGTGAAAACGACAGCGACGGAGTGGCTTGAAGTAGCGAAAGAAAAAACAAAGGAGGTCGCAAAATTTATTCCGCTTGGAAAAACGAATGAACCAACCACTTCTGCAACGGTGGAAACGACACCGGAGCCGATGACCATTCCGATTCCGTCGTCTGCAAGCGAAAAGGATAAGGAAAATATCGAAAAACTGTTAAAAGAAGCAGAAGAAGCGTTCAATGACGCTGAACAAAAGCTGCAAAAACAAAATGAGGAGTGA
- the acsA gene encoding acetate--CoA ligase: MKTEVLPVVQGDYNLKSYEDTYKHFDWKEVEKEFSWFETGRVNMAYEAIDRHAESFRKNKVALYYRDASRNEKYTFKEMKEMSNKVANVLKQVAEIEKGDRVFVFMPRSPELYFAVLGIIKTGAIVGPLFEAFMEGAVRDRLEDSGAKAIVTTPELLPRVPVNDLPELKYVFLVGDNIVEEGPYIDLKKRMNEASKHFDIEWVDRQDGLILHYTSGSTGKPKGVLHVHNAMIQHYQTAKWVLDLKEDDIYWCTADPGWVTGTSYGIFGPWLCGASNVIVGGRFSPDAWYQTIQDFGVTVWYSAPTAFRMLMGAGDEIVKKYDLSSLRHILSVGEPLNPEVIRWGMKVFERRIHDTWWMTETGAHLICNYPCMEIKPGSMGKPIPGVKAAIIDDQGNELPPYRMGNLAIKKGWPSMMKTIWNNPQKYESYFIGDWYVSGDSAYMDEDGYFWFQGRVDDVINTSGERVGPFEVESKLVEHPAVAEAGVIGKPDPVRGEIIKAFISLREGYEPSEELKEDIRQFVKKGLAAHAAPREIEFRDKLPKTRSGKIMRRVLKAWELNLPTGDLSTMED, from the coding sequence ATGAAAACAGAAGTGCTACCGGTTGTACAAGGGGATTATAATTTAAAAAGTTACGAGGACACATATAAACATTTTGATTGGAAAGAAGTAGAGAAAGAGTTTTCCTGGTTTGAAACCGGCAGAGTCAATATGGCGTATGAAGCGATTGACCGCCATGCGGAGTCGTTCCGCAAAAATAAAGTAGCGCTTTATTACCGCGATGCATCGAGAAACGAAAAATATACCTTTAAAGAAATGAAGGAAATGTCCAATAAAGTGGCCAACGTGCTGAAGCAAGTGGCGGAAATTGAAAAAGGAGACCGTGTATTTGTATTTATGCCGCGTTCTCCGGAATTGTACTTTGCCGTACTAGGAATCATTAAGACAGGCGCCATTGTCGGCCCGCTGTTTGAGGCATTTATGGAAGGAGCGGTGCGCGACCGCCTTGAAGATAGCGGGGCAAAGGCGATCGTCACGACGCCGGAGCTGTTGCCGCGCGTTCCAGTCAACGATCTTCCAGAATTAAAATATGTTTTCCTCGTCGGGGACAACATTGTTGAAGAAGGTCCATATATCGACTTGAAGAAGCGGATGAATGAGGCGAGCAAGCATTTTGACATTGAGTGGGTAGACCGCCAAGACGGTTTGATTTTGCATTATACTTCCGGCTCTACCGGAAAGCCAAAAGGAGTTTTGCACGTTCATAACGCGATGATTCAGCACTATCAAACGGCAAAATGGGTGCTGGATTTAAAAGAAGACGATATTTATTGGTGCACGGCGGACCCAGGCTGGGTGACAGGCACTTCTTACGGTATTTTCGGTCCATGGTTATGCGGAGCATCGAACGTGATTGTCGGCGGCCGTTTCAGCCCGGATGCTTGGTATCAGACAATTCAAGATTTCGGCGTGACAGTATGGTATAGTGCACCGACGGCGTTTCGCATGTTGATGGGTGCAGGGGATGAAATTGTTAAAAAATATGATTTAAGCTCTCTCCGCCACATTCTTAGCGTTGGCGAGCCGTTAAACCCAGAGGTGATTCGCTGGGGAATGAAAGTATTCGAGCGCCGCATTCATGATACGTGGTGGATGACAGAAACTGGCGCACATCTTATTTGCAACTACCCGTGCATGGAAATTAAGCCAGGTTCGATGGGCAAACCGATTCCTGGCGTCAAAGCAGCTATTATCGATGATCAAGGAAATGAACTGCCGCCATACCGGATGGGGAACTTGGCAATCAAAAAAGGCTGGCCGTCGATGATGAAAACGATTTGGAACAACCCGCAAAAATATGAATCGTATTTCATCGGCGACTGGTATGTTTCCGGCGACTCCGCCTATATGGACGAAGACGGTTACTTCTGGTTTCAAGGTCGTGTCGATGACGTTATTAATACGTCGGGGGAACGCGTCGGTCCGTTTGAAGTCGAAAGCAAGCTAGTCGAACACCCAGCGGTAGCGGAAGCAGGCGTCATCGGCAAGCCGGATCCAGTGCGCGGGGAAATTATTAAAGCGTTTATTTCGCTTCGGGAAGGATATGAACCATCAGAGGAATTGAAAGAAGACATTCGCCAGTTTGTCAAAAAAGGATTGGCAGCACACGCAGCACCGCGGGAAATTGAATTCCGTGACAAACTGCCAAAAACGCGAAGCGGGAAAATTATGCGCCGCGTCTTAAAAGCGTGGGAGCTTAATTTGCCGACAGGCGATTTGTCGACAATGGAAGACTAA
- a CDS encoding acetoin utilization protein AcuC produces MKKDCVFVYSDDFLQYKFHDEHPFNQLRVKLTYDLLRAMNALEDEQIVAPRIATDEELSLIHDRSYIEAVKAAGRGELPESIALNYGLGTEDTPIFPNMHEASALLVGSTLTAVDYVLTGKATHALSLGGGLHHGFRGKASGFCIYNDSAVAIKYIQEKYGLRVLYVDTDAHHGDGVQWAFYDDPNVCTFSIHETGRYLFPGTGNVNERGHGAGYGYSFNIPVDAFTEDESWIDAYTQALREIADFFRPDVIFTQNGADAHYYDPLTHLSVTMKTYRVIPKLAHQIAHEYCDGRWIAVGGGGYDIWRVVPRAWALIWLEMTEQSNISGSLPTSWLDKWQTLSPVPLPQAWDDPESLYPPIPRKAEITEKNAQTVEKALYPIRSQRQKTNQAT; encoded by the coding sequence ATGAAAAAAGACTGCGTGTTTGTTTACAGCGACGATTTTCTCCAATATAAATTTCATGACGAGCATCCGTTTAACCAGCTGCGGGTCAAGCTTACGTACGATTTGTTGCGCGCGATGAACGCTTTAGAAGATGAACAAATTGTGGCACCTAGAATCGCAACGGATGAAGAGCTTTCCTTAATCCACGACCGTTCCTATATCGAAGCGGTCAAAGCGGCGGGAAGAGGAGAGCTGCCTGAATCAATCGCCCTAAATTACGGGCTTGGAACAGAAGATACCCCCATTTTTCCGAATATGCATGAAGCAAGCGCTCTATTAGTCGGAAGCACCTTAACGGCGGTCGATTATGTGCTGACGGGAAAAGCAACGCATGCGCTAAGCCTTGGTGGCGGGCTTCACCACGGCTTTCGCGGCAAAGCATCGGGCTTTTGCATTTACAATGACAGCGCTGTCGCGATCAAATACATCCAAGAAAAATATGGGCTGCGCGTACTTTATGTTGACACCGATGCCCATCATGGAGACGGCGTACAATGGGCTTTTTATGACGATCCAAACGTATGTACATTTTCGATTCATGAAACGGGACGCTACTTATTCCCAGGAACAGGAAATGTAAATGAGCGTGGGCACGGAGCAGGATACGGATATTCGTTTAACATTCCTGTTGACGCATTTACCGAAGATGAATCTTGGATTGACGCCTATACGCAAGCATTGCGGGAAATTGCCGACTTTTTCCGTCCCGATGTCATTTTCACACAAAATGGCGCGGACGCCCATTATTACGATCCGCTTACTCATTTATCCGTAACAATGAAAACGTACCGCGTGATTCCAAAGCTCGCTCATCAAATCGCCCACGAATATTGCGACGGGCGCTGGATTGCTGTTGGCGGCGGCGGTTATGATATTTGGCGTGTCGTTCCGCGGGCATGGGCGCTTATTTGGCTGGAAATGACGGAACAATCAAACATTTCCGGCAGCTTACCAACATCATGGCTTGACAAATGGCAAACGCTTTCACCAGTTCCATTGCCACAAGCATGGGATGACCCGGAATCGCTATACCCACCAATTCCGCGCAAAGCGGAAATTACCGAAAAAAATGCACAAACGGTCGAAAAAGCGCTGTACCCGATTCGCAGTCAGCGGCAAAAAACGAATCAAGCCACATAA
- the thrS gene encoding threonine--tRNA ligase → MSIEMEAERRNHRKLGQQLELFMSMEEAPGMPFFLPKGMVIRNELENLWKKKHQKAGYQEIKTPIMMKQELWEQSGHWQHYHENMYFSNVDEQNYAIKPMNCPGAVLIFNSKRRSYRELPIRFAELGLVHRHELSGSLNGLLRVRSFTQDDAHLFVREDQIESEIDKVLDLIDEFYSEFGFSYKIELSTRPENFMGSVEIWEKAELALESVLKKKGLHYQINQGDGAFYGPKIDFHILDSLGRSWQCGTVQLDFQMPEKFNCNYIGEDNKPHRPIIIHRAIYGSIERFMAILIEHFAGDFPFWLSPLQAKILPISDSHLSYANQVKLQLESAGFRVEIDDRVEKIGLKIREAEIKKVPYMIIIGDKEVEKESLAIRKRKEGNLGEMNIIEVIKKFKEDNKR, encoded by the coding sequence ATGTCGATTGAAATGGAAGCAGAAAGACGAAATCACCGAAAATTAGGTCAACAACTAGAGTTGTTTATGTCAATGGAGGAAGCTCCTGGAATGCCTTTTTTCTTACCAAAAGGAATGGTCATTCGAAATGAACTTGAAAATTTGTGGAAAAAAAAGCATCAAAAAGCTGGTTATCAAGAAATAAAAACACCCATTATGATGAAACAAGAGCTGTGGGAACAATCAGGTCATTGGCAACATTATCACGAAAATATGTATTTTTCAAATGTGGATGAACAAAATTACGCAATTAAACCAATGAATTGTCCAGGTGCTGTATTAATTTTTAATAGTAAGAGACGGAGTTATCGAGAACTTCCTATTCGTTTTGCGGAACTTGGCCTAGTTCATCGCCACGAACTTTCAGGATCTTTAAATGGGCTTTTACGGGTTCGCTCTTTTACTCAAGACGATGCACATTTGTTTGTTAGAGAAGACCAAATTGAATCTGAAATTGATAAAGTTTTGGATTTAATTGATGAGTTCTATTCGGAATTTGGTTTTAGTTATAAGATTGAACTTTCTACTCGCCCAGAAAATTTTATGGGTTCAGTTGAAATATGGGAAAAGGCAGAATTAGCTCTGGAATCAGTATTAAAGAAAAAAGGGTTACATTATCAAATAAATCAAGGTGATGGTGCTTTCTATGGTCCCAAGATTGATTTTCACATTCTAGATTCACTCGGACGAAGTTGGCAGTGTGGGACAGTTCAGCTTGATTTCCAAATGCCTGAAAAGTTTAACTGTAATTATATAGGCGAAGATAATAAACCTCATCGCCCGATTATTATTCATAGAGCTATTTATGGTTCTATCGAACGGTTTATGGCAATTTTAATTGAACATTTTGCAGGTGATTTCCCATTTTGGCTGTCTCCATTACAAGCAAAGATATTGCCTATTTCTGATTCTCATTTATCTTACGCCAACCAAGTTAAATTACAATTAGAATCTGCTGGATTTCGAGTTGAAATCGATGACAGAGTTGAGAAAATTGGATTAAAGATTAGAGAGGCTGAAATAAAAAAAGTTCCTTATATGATTATAATTGGTGATAAAGAGGTGGAAAAAGAGTCCTTAGCCATAAGAAAGCGTAAGGAAGGAAACCTTGGTGAAATGAATATTATAGAAGTGATTAAAAAATTCAAAGAGGACAACAAGCGTTAA
- a CDS encoding bifunctional 3-deoxy-7-phosphoheptulonate synthase/chorismate mutase, whose protein sequence is MSNERLDELRAKVDEINLQILKLINERGKLVQEIGKIKETQGTHRYDPVRERKMLDLISEHNDGPFETSTLQHIFKEIFKAGLELQKDDHRKALLVSRKKHPENTIVEVKGEKIGDGKQYFVMGPCAVESYEQVAAVAEAVKKQGLKLLRGGAYKPRTSPYDFQGLGIEGLKILKRIADEFDLAVISEIVTPADIEIALDYIDVIQIGARNMQNFELLKAAGQVNKPILLKRGLAATIEEFINAAEYIMSQGNGQIILCERGIRTYERATRNTLDISAVPILKKETHLPVLVDVTHSTGRRDLLIPCAKAALAIGADGVMAEVHPDPAVALSDSAQQMDIAQFNEFMEEVRAFQQQMVRA, encoded by the coding sequence ATGAGCAATGAGAGATTAGATGAGCTGCGGGCGAAGGTCGATGAGATTAACTTGCAAATTTTAAAATTGATTAATGAGCGGGGGAAACTCGTTCAGGAAATCGGGAAAATTAAAGAAACGCAAGGGACGCATCGCTACGACCCGGTGCGCGAGCGGAAAATGCTTGATTTAATTTCTGAACATAACGACGGACCGTTTGAAACATCAACGTTGCAGCATATTTTTAAAGAAATTTTTAAAGCCGGCCTAGAACTGCAAAAAGACGATCATCGCAAAGCATTGCTTGTATCGCGCAAAAAACATCCAGAAAACACGATTGTCGAAGTAAAAGGAGAAAAAATCGGCGACGGCAAGCAATATTTCGTTATGGGACCGTGCGCGGTGGAAAGTTATGAACAAGTCGCGGCGGTTGCGGAAGCGGTGAAAAAGCAAGGTTTAAAACTGCTCCGCGGCGGCGCATACAAACCGCGGACATCGCCATACGACTTCCAAGGGCTCGGTATAGAAGGATTAAAAATTTTGAAACGAATCGCTGATGAGTTTGATTTGGCAGTAATCAGTGAAATCGTCACCCCTGCCGATATCGAAATCGCGCTTGACTATATTGACGTCATTCAAATTGGCGCGCGTAACATGCAAAACTTTGAACTGTTAAAAGCGGCCGGTCAAGTGAATAAGCCGATTTTATTAAAACGAGGGCTGGCGGCGACAATCGAAGAGTTTATTAATGCGGCGGAATACATTATGTCGCAAGGAAATGGACAAATCATCTTATGTGAGCGCGGCATTCGCACGTACGAACGGGCAACAAGAAATACGCTAGACATCTCGGCGGTGCCGATCTTAAAGAAAGAAACACACTTGCCGGTATTGGTCGATGTTACCCATTCGACGGGACGTCGTGACTTGCTCATCCCTTGTGCCAAAGCCGCATTGGCGATCGGCGCCGACGGGGTAATGGCCGAAGTGCATCCAGACCCGGCGGTGGCGCTGTCCGACTCGGCGCAGCAAATGGATATTGCCCAATTTAACGAATTTATGGAAGAGGTAAGAGCGTTCCAGCAACAAATGGTAAGAGCGTAA
- the murC gene encoding UDP-N-acetylmuramate--L-alanine ligase, whose protein sequence is MTVYHFVGIKGTGMSALAQILHDMNYTVQGSDVEKRFFTQKALEERGIPILPFSKENIQPGYTVIAGNAFPDTHEEIQAAHELGVPVIRYHRFLGEFIQKFTSIAVTGSHGKTTTTGLLAHVMQGAHPTSYLIGDGTGKGIAGSKYFVFEACEYRRHFLSYFPDYAIMTNIDFDHPDYFANIDDVFSAFQEMALQVKKGIIACGDDEYLQKIQAKVPVLFYGFGDDNDFQARNIVKTTEGTSFDVFVRNTFFASFDIPRFGDHNVLNALAVIALCHYEEIDVRIIQERLKTFQGVKRRFSEKVLGNQILIDDYAHHPREIIATIEAARQKYPGREIVAIFQPHTYTRTQTFLREFAESLQRADHVYLCDIFGSAREHHGKLSIHDLQAQIPNSRLIQEDNTSILKQHDNAVLIFMGAGDIQKFQEAYERTVHS, encoded by the coding sequence ATGACAGTTTATCATTTTGTTGGCATTAAAGGCACGGGAATGAGCGCGTTGGCGCAAATTCTTCACGATATGAACTATACGGTGCAAGGTTCGGATGTCGAGAAGCGCTTTTTTACGCAAAAAGCATTAGAGGAGCGGGGAATTCCGATTTTGCCCTTTAGCAAGGAAAATATTCAGCCAGGCTATACGGTGATTGCAGGGAACGCGTTTCCGGATACACATGAGGAAATACAAGCTGCACATGAATTAGGGGTGCCTGTCATCCGGTATCATCGCTTTTTAGGGGAGTTTATTCAAAAGTTTACCAGCATTGCGGTTACCGGTTCGCACGGAAAAACAACGACGACCGGTTTGCTCGCCCATGTGATGCAAGGGGCGCATCCAACATCCTATTTAATTGGCGATGGAACAGGAAAAGGAATTGCAGGGAGCAAATATTTTGTATTTGAGGCATGCGAATATCGCCGCCATTTCTTATCCTATTTTCCAGATTATGCAATAATGACGAACATTGATTTTGATCATCCCGACTATTTTGCCAATATTGATGATGTGTTTTCTGCGTTTCAAGAAATGGCATTGCAAGTGAAAAAAGGGATTATCGCTTGCGGGGATGATGAATATTTGCAAAAAATTCAGGCAAAAGTACCCGTTTTATTTTATGGATTCGGTGATGATAATGATTTCCAAGCGCGCAATATCGTTAAAACAACGGAAGGCACATCGTTTGACGTGTTTGTCCGCAATACGTTTTTTGCATCGTTCGACATTCCTCGTTTCGGTGACCATAACGTCTTAAACGCGCTTGCCGTCATCGCGCTTTGCCATTATGAGGAGATAGACGTCCGCATCATTCAAGAACGGTTGAAAACGTTCCAAGGAGTAAAGCGACGTTTTAGTGAAAAAGTGCTTGGCAACCAAATTTTAATCGATGACTACGCCCATCACCCGCGAGAAATTATTGCGACGATTGAGGCGGCAAGACAAAAATATCCCGGTCGCGAAATCGTGGCGATTTTCCAGCCGCATACGTACACGCGGACGCAGACGTTTTTAAGGGAGTTCGCCGAGAGTTTGCAACGGGCCGATCACGTGTATTTATGCGATATATTTGGCTCGGCGCGCGAGCATCACGGCAAACTGTCGATTCACGATTTGCAGGCGCAAATTCCAAACTCCCGCCTCATTCAAGAAGATAATACATCGATATTAAAGCAGCATGACAACGCGGTGCTCATTTTTATGGGTGCGGGCGATATTCAAAAGTTTCAGGAAGCGTATGAGCGAACTGTTCATTCCTAA